A part of Microbulbifer sp. MI-G genomic DNA contains:
- the imuA gene encoding translesion DNA synthesis-associated protein ImuA: MDSAITLQQGCNLNSQPAYRAMDGDSPLTTNVRERTAVPTGYASLDALLPQCGWPLGTSTELLPGEAGIGEFSLLLPTLARLTRRGEQVLLVNPPWTPFAPALARSGIALDKLWLVHPRGPQDTRWAIEQSLCSGSCAALVSWQGHHTFTVKHLQRLQLAARSGNCLHFHFRPHTESLSPSPAGLRLQLHSDGERLVLEQLQQPGAASGQRLYLARAAHPAGPAQSLH; the protein is encoded by the coding sequence TTGGACAGCGCAATCACTCTACAGCAGGGCTGCAACCTGAACAGCCAGCCGGCATACCGAGCCATGGACGGGGATAGCCCTCTGACAACTAATGTGCGCGAACGCACCGCTGTCCCGACCGGCTACGCCAGCCTGGATGCCCTGCTCCCGCAGTGCGGCTGGCCCCTCGGTACTAGCACCGAACTGCTGCCGGGGGAAGCCGGGATTGGTGAATTCTCCCTGCTGCTGCCCACCCTCGCCCGGCTGACCCGACGCGGTGAACAGGTACTGCTGGTCAACCCGCCCTGGACCCCTTTTGCCCCCGCCCTTGCCCGCAGCGGCATTGCGCTGGACAAACTGTGGCTGGTGCACCCCCGCGGGCCGCAAGACACCCGCTGGGCGATCGAGCAATCCCTCTGCTCCGGCAGTTGCGCGGCCCTGGTCAGCTGGCAGGGCCACCACACCTTCACGGTCAAACACCTGCAGCGCCTGCAACTGGCCGCCCGCAGTGGAAACTGCCTGCACTTTCATTTCCGCCCCCACACTGAATCGCTCAGCCCCTCCCCTGCCGGGCTGCGCCTGCAACTGCACAGCGACGGCGAGCGGCTGGTCCTGGAACAGCTGCAACAACCCGGTGCTGCCAGTGGCCAGCGCCTGTATTTGGCCCGCGCCGCCCACCCGGCGGGGCCGGCCCAGTCGTTGCACTGA
- a CDS encoding DNA polymerase Y family protein, which produces MLWLCIQLPTLPLEARNPIPTKGEQSGALAVGEQQRIVARIHPAAEGVVAVGLSSATICARTSSLPLLQRDRAQEQQQLAQLAQWGCRPACLLLDLSGCLKTCGGLRVLLDQVQQALEQMNLNGLMGLGHNPSAARLLSQLPSHRRWLTHTHSAPSPQQRQQWIDSAPSKLLDCDHRTITQLHACGIRRVHQLRTMPLSELNSRFGRSFVEYLTRLNGSRHYSAYGDHPSARCHSVLGLRTPLENREQLPFPASRLLRAVCESLQRHPCFPRAPLAPQRLLTLTRLQLTKAAPAHPVRTLRLVCSQPEPLARETEALLDKGGQALLDKLKARLGHQALSTIALKDGDLPERAWQRAGIPPLPGSCAQKRPPPPPCHPPAPTGCCPVPAH; this is translated from the coding sequence ATGCTCTGGCTCTGTATTCAATTGCCCACACTGCCCCTGGAAGCCCGCAATCCCATCCCCACAAAGGGGGAACAGAGCGGGGCTCTGGCGGTGGGCGAACAGCAGCGGATTGTTGCCCGCATCCACCCCGCCGCTGAGGGCGTTGTGGCCGTGGGGCTCAGTAGCGCCACCATCTGCGCGCGCACTAGCAGTCTTCCGCTGCTGCAACGGGACCGGGCACAGGAGCAGCAGCAGTTGGCGCAACTGGCCCAGTGGGGCTGCCGCCCGGCCTGCCTGCTGCTGGATTTAAGTGGCTGCCTGAAAACCTGTGGCGGACTCAGGGTCCTGCTGGATCAAGTGCAACAGGCACTGGAACAGATGAACCTCAACGGGCTCATGGGCCTCGGCCACAACCCCAGTGCCGCACGCCTGCTCAGCCAGTTGCCATCGCATCGGCGGTGGCTGACACACACCCATAGCGCGCCCAGCCCGCAACAGCGGCAACAGTGGATCGATAGCGCCCCGAGTAAACTCCTCGACTGCGACCATCGCACCATTACCCAACTCCATGCCTGTGGTATCCGGCGGGTGCATCAGTTACGCACCATGCCCCTGTCCGAGCTGAATTCCCGCTTTGGCCGCTCCTTTGTGGAGTATCTCACCCGTCTAAACGGCAGCCGGCATTATTCGGCCTACGGCGATCACCCCTCTGCCCGGTGCCATAGTGTGCTGGGTCTTCGCACACCGCTGGAAAACCGCGAGCAATTGCCGTTTCCTGCCAGCCGCCTGCTCAGAGCAGTGTGCGAGTCACTGCAGCGCCACCCGTGCTTTCCCCGCGCTCCGCTGGCACCCCAGCGCCTGTTGACATTAACCAGGCTGCAACTGACAAAGGCAGCGCCCGCCCACCCGGTGCGCACACTGCGCCTGGTGTGCAGCCAGCCAGAGCCCCTGGCACGGGAAACAGAAGCACTGCTTGATAAAGGCGGCCAGGCGCTGCTGGACAAACTCAAAGCCCGCCTGGGTCACCAGGCCCTGTCCACGATTGCCTTGAAGGACGGCGACCTGCCCGAGCGGGCCTGGCAGCGCGCCGGCATA